In Candidatus Omnitrophota bacterium, a genomic segment contains:
- a CDS encoding sigma-70 family RNA polymerase sigma factor, with product MNEKFERIYERLSPTLKRICHRLNGHFSFFNDDDLLQEAAINLWLLFRLGKLADKTDSYMLQGCYFHLKNYIRTAMDRVDLTSMNRLAEDGDSTLEDLIASGDTALEDHVNASLLKERVGGAGLTEREKDVLSLSLDGLTVREIGKRMGISHVMVIKIRKAIRNKCRFLKSSGRAGYHN from the coding sequence ATGAACGAAAAATTTGAACGCATATATGAGAGGTTATCCCCGACATTGAAGAGGATATGCCACCGTCTGAACGGCCATTTCTCCTTCTTCAATGACGATGACCTCCTTCAGGAGGCGGCGATAAACCTCTGGCTGCTCTTCCGGTTGGGCAAGCTGGCCGATAAGACCGACAGCTATATGCTGCAGGGGTGTTACTTCCACCTTAAGAACTACATACGCACGGCTATGGACAGGGTTGATCTTACGAGCATGAACCGCCTTGCAGAAGACGGCGATTCGACCCTCGAAGACCTCATCGCGTCCGGAGATACTGCACTCGAAGACCATGTAAACGCGTCCCTCCTGAAAGAGAGGGTAGGCGGGGCAGGGCTCACAGAAAGGGAGAAGGATGTCCTGTCCCTCTCGCTGGACGGTCTCACCGTGCGGGAGATAGGAAAACGGATGGGCATATCCCACGTCATGGTGATAAAGATACGTAAGGCGATAAGGAATAAATGCCGTTTTCTTAAAAGCTCCGGCAGGGCCGGTTACCATAATTGA